In Cystobacter fuscus DSM 2262, a single window of DNA contains:
- a CDS encoding serine/threonine-protein kinase, with translation MTGRAHVDDVDQKASPDAQFLERTLTCGQPGAPRPGVEQVAHPGLSLSPGGPPLAGRYTVLELLGQGGMGVVLAAYDSRLDRRVALKLVRHGSVPSVPQLEARMVREAQAMARLNHPNVVAIYDAVNLPEGSLFIAMEMVEGQTLLQWGERQPRTWHEILMAYLAAGRGLAAAHASGIVHRDFKPHNVLVGKDGRVRVTDFGLARAESSLDPRQANPTHGAADVWSSGLTVPGTLMGTPAYMAPEQLLGKAADSRSDLFSFCVALYQSLYGQLPFDATNIAELTRAQLEGQIKQPPAQSNVPEWVTRTILWGLKADPQQRPASMSELIAALEDSPQKHWVWLRTGAMAAMLALLVVLPSLLRPLPTEPLCRGGARRLAGLWEGVRKEALGQVFHATGKPNADESWARTSAVLDTYTRDWMAMHVEACEATRVRGEQSDEVLSLRMECLDRRLQSLRALTDLYAHADASLVDQAAKAAHALPPLDSCANVQMLRSTIRPPEDAATHHKVERLRAQLAEARALFDSGQFDPALARTRKVADEALAMRYRPLQAEVLELRGALEEKVGDLESSESSLHQAVWAAEAGRHDEVLASALARLVRSAMLQSHFEQGREWAEHARAVLERMGGDARIEAMVTNALGAISMREDKTAEALENFRQVVVLRQQVYSTEHPEVAAAYNNLGAALTKAARLPEAREALSHAQQLYAKTLGPHHLETGNALHNLGILAQKTADDQAAVDYLQRALEAREVGSQRKTLDVAMTYATLGASYCHLHDHARCLSAYERALEIRREILGPEHTDVAASLVDAAGALHASGRLGEALAHYQRALRIAEAAKQQVPYQLINPLSGIGEVLLAQGKRAESLPYLQRALALAEKSEVDDVWALSTVVEDLADWYLKGGQHRQALRYYQRALALEERRVPAHHPELFGPLVGVAECQFALHAPAAARAALERALATEPLSHLSASSLAHARSLLTKATGVGNEEGRGGAVTLLGQVDGGAPSPAAPALVRRVP, from the coding sequence GTGACCGGACGCGCGCACGTGGATGACGTGGATCAGAAGGCTTCCCCCGACGCCCAGTTCTTGGAGAGGACCCTCACGTGCGGACAACCTGGTGCGCCGCGGCCCGGCGTGGAACAAGTCGCGCATCCCGGGCTCTCCTTGTCGCCGGGAGGTCCCCCGCTGGCGGGACGCTACACCGTCTTGGAACTGCTCGGACAGGGTGGGATGGGGGTGGTACTCGCCGCTTATGACTCGCGGTTGGATCGGCGTGTGGCCCTCAAGTTGGTGCGTCACGGGTCGGTGCCCAGCGTGCCTCAGCTCGAGGCCCGCATGGTGCGCGAGGCCCAGGCCATGGCACGGCTCAACCACCCCAACGTGGTGGCCATCTACGACGCGGTCAACCTTCCGGAGGGCTCACTCTTCATCGCCATGGAGATGGTGGAGGGGCAGACGCTGCTGCAATGGGGTGAACGGCAGCCTCGCACGTGGCATGAGATTTTGATGGCCTATCTGGCCGCTGGCCGGGGGCTTGCCGCGGCGCACGCGTCGGGGATCGTCCACCGCGACTTCAAGCCGCACAACGTCCTGGTGGGCAAGGATGGGCGGGTGCGGGTGACGGACTTCGGGCTGGCGCGAGCGGAGTCTTCACTCGACCCGAGGCAGGCGAACCCCACCCACGGGGCGGCGGATGTCTGGTCCAGTGGGCTCACCGTACCAGGCACGCTGATGGGCACTCCCGCGTACATGGCTCCCGAGCAGCTGTTGGGCAAGGCCGCCGACTCTCGGAGCGATCTGTTCTCCTTCTGCGTGGCCCTCTACCAGTCTCTCTACGGGCAGTTGCCCTTCGACGCCACCAACATCGCCGAACTCACCCGTGCCCAACTCGAGGGGCAGATCAAGCAACCTCCTGCTCAATCCAATGTGCCGGAGTGGGTGACTCGCACGATCTTGTGGGGGTTGAAGGCCGATCCTCAGCAGCGCCCGGCCTCCATGTCGGAACTGATCGCGGCGCTGGAGGACTCTCCCCAAAAGCATTGGGTATGGCTGCGCACGGGGGCCATGGCGGCGATGCTGGCCTTGCTGGTCGTCCTGCCGTCCTTGCTTCGCCCCCTGCCCACCGAGCCCTTGTGTCGTGGCGGTGCCCGCCGTCTGGCGGGGTTGTGGGAAGGCGTTCGCAAGGAGGCCCTCGGCCAGGTCTTCCATGCTACCGGCAAGCCCAACGCGGACGAGTCCTGGGCCCGTACCTCGGCAGTGTTGGACACCTACACGCGCGACTGGATGGCCATGCATGTCGAGGCGTGCGAGGCCACGCGCGTGCGCGGTGAGCAATCCGATGAGGTGCTTTCCCTGCGTATGGAGTGTCTGGATCGGCGGCTGCAATCGCTGCGCGCCCTCACCGACCTCTACGCCCATGCCGATGCCTCCTTGGTGGATCAGGCGGCCAAGGCCGCCCATGCACTGCCGCCCCTCGATAGTTGCGCCAATGTGCAGATGCTGCGCTCCACCATCCGGCCACCGGAGGACGCGGCCACCCATCACAAGGTGGAGCGGCTCCGGGCACAGCTCGCCGAGGCCCGGGCCCTCTTCGACAGCGGCCAGTTCGACCCGGCCCTGGCGCGTACGCGGAAGGTGGCTGACGAGGCCCTGGCCATGCGCTATCGCCCCCTGCAGGCCGAAGTGCTCGAGCTGCGCGGCGCCCTGGAAGAGAAGGTGGGGGACCTGGAGTCCTCGGAGTCCTCGCTCCATCAGGCGGTGTGGGCCGCGGAGGCGGGCCGCCATGACGAGGTGCTGGCCTCGGCCTTGGCCCGGCTGGTGCGCTCGGCGATGCTCCAGTCGCACTTCGAGCAGGGCCGCGAGTGGGCCGAGCACGCTCGTGCCGTCCTGGAGCGCATGGGCGGGGACGCGCGTATCGAGGCCATGGTGACCAACGCCCTGGGTGCCATCTCCATGCGCGAGGACAAGACGGCCGAGGCGTTGGAGAACTTCCGCCAGGTGGTGGTGCTGCGCCAGCAGGTCTACTCGACCGAGCACCCGGAGGTGGCGGCGGCCTACAACAACCTCGGGGCGGCGCTCACCAAGGCCGCACGGTTACCCGAGGCTCGTGAGGCGCTGTCGCACGCGCAGCAACTCTACGCGAAGACGCTGGGACCGCATCACCTGGAGACGGGCAATGCGTTGCACAACCTGGGAATCCTCGCACAGAAGACCGCCGACGACCAGGCCGCCGTGGACTACCTCCAACGGGCCCTGGAGGCACGCGAGGTGGGCTCGCAGCGCAAGACGCTCGATGTGGCCATGACGTATGCCACCCTGGGCGCGAGCTACTGCCACCTGCACGACCACGCACGGTGTCTGTCCGCCTACGAGCGTGCCCTGGAGATCCGCCGTGAAATCCTCGGTCCCGAGCACACGGATGTGGCCGCCAGCCTGGTGGATGCCGCGGGGGCCCTCCATGCCTCAGGCCGCCTGGGCGAGGCGCTAGCGCACTACCAGCGGGCACTGCGGATCGCGGAGGCCGCCAAGCAGCAGGTGCCCTATCAGCTCATCAATCCCCTGAGCGGCATCGGCGAGGTGTTGCTCGCGCAGGGCAAGCGCGCGGAGTCGCTGCCCTATCTCCAGAGGGCACTGGCCCTGGCGGAGAAGAGCGAGGTCGATGATGTCTGGGCGCTCTCCACCGTGGTGGAGGATCTGGCCGACTGGTACCTCAAGGGCGGCCAGCACCGCCAGGCGTTGCGGTACTACCAGCGGGCGCTGGCCCTGGAGGAGAGGCGGGTGCCCGCGCACCACCCGGAACTCTTCGGACCACTGGTGGGCGTGGCGGAGTGCCAGTTCGCGCTCCATGCGCCCGCCGCGGCCCGCGCGGCGCTGGAGCGAGCCCTGGCGACCGAGCCGCTCTCCCACCTCTCCGCCAGCTCCCTCGCCCATGCCCGCTCCCTGCTGACAAAGGCGACAGGGGTCGGTAACGAAGAGGGTCGAGGAGGTGCCGTGACCCTCCTGGGGCAGGTTGATGGTGGGGCACCGAGCCCAGCAGCACCTGCCCTTGTCCGTCGAGTGCCTTGA
- a CDS encoding type III polyketide synthase, giving the protein MNNNTSTRDLHPTFLGLSSAFPKNAYLQKDLYETFGKQMYGEIAALERIIRRVRVKRRHLALDPNEMLKRKVGLGERMAIFEREVQEVGGRSLEAVLHKVDRETIGSFVMASSTGYIAPTPDLLLARNHHLPSRLRRTFVGNMACNGGMNALNVALDSLMARPNERVLLNCTEFSSLHVRPEESNREQLVIHALFADASASTVMGMEPPGVGPQVLDFTSTHLYDAVDLMTWRLVDEGFRMTLSPEVPGLIREHVDSLIGTLTARAGLSTGDIKHWAIHPGGPKIVEVLGQKYGLSDSQLRSTWHILEEYGNCASATVYLVLEDMIAQDKPQPGEYGVMLAFGPGLTMEGALLRF; this is encoded by the coding sequence ATGAACAACAACACGTCCACCCGCGATCTTCATCCCACGTTCCTCGGCCTGAGCTCGGCGTTCCCGAAGAACGCCTATCTCCAGAAGGATCTCTACGAGACGTTCGGCAAGCAGATGTACGGGGAGATCGCCGCGCTCGAGCGCATCATCCGCCGGGTCCGCGTGAAGCGCCGCCACCTGGCCCTGGACCCGAACGAGATGCTCAAGCGCAAGGTCGGGCTCGGCGAGCGCATGGCCATCTTCGAGCGGGAAGTGCAGGAAGTGGGCGGCCGCTCGCTGGAGGCGGTGCTGCACAAGGTGGATCGCGAGACCATTGGCAGCTTCGTCATGGCCAGCAGCACCGGCTACATCGCACCCACGCCGGACCTGCTCCTGGCGAGGAATCACCACCTGCCCTCCCGGCTGCGACGCACCTTCGTGGGCAACATGGCCTGCAACGGAGGGATGAACGCGCTCAACGTCGCCCTGGACAGCCTCATGGCCCGCCCGAACGAGCGCGTGCTCCTCAACTGTACCGAGTTCAGCTCGCTCCACGTCCGCCCCGAGGAGTCGAACCGCGAGCAGCTCGTCATCCACGCGCTCTTCGCCGATGCCAGTGCCTCCACGGTGATGGGCATGGAGCCGCCGGGTGTGGGGCCCCAGGTGCTGGACTTCACCTCCACGCACCTCTACGACGCGGTCGACCTGATGACGTGGCGCCTGGTGGACGAGGGCTTCCGGATGACGCTCTCGCCCGAAGTGCCCGGTCTCATCCGCGAGCACGTCGACTCGCTCATCGGAACCCTCACCGCGAGGGCCGGCCTGAGCACGGGTGACATCAAGCACTGGGCCATCCACCCGGGTGGTCCGAAGATCGTGGAGGTGCTCGGCCAGAAATACGGACTGAGCGACTCCCAGCTCCGCTCCACCTGGCACATCCTCGAGGAGTACGGCAACTGCGCCTCGGCCACCGTCTACCTCGTTCTGGAGGACATGATCGCCCAGGACAAGCCGCAGCCGGGTGAGTATGGCGTGATGCTCGCCTTCGGCCCCGGGCTGACGATGGAAGGGGCGCTGCTGCGCTTCTGA
- a CDS encoding SDR family NAD(P)-dependent oxidoreductase translates to MMKQEYRTALIAGAPSQLARELALWLGEKGVRVYVAARDPEELEPYLARARDSGAQLIPVELDTTRVESARERILALDEECGGLDLVVAAGMYEETSARNFPWESAHHLLQINVTGTVALLSAVLPRMLKRGRGHLVGISSLAAYRGLARRSAYSGSKAFISNFMESLRAELWNTPLRITCVYPGHLRNHHAVRAHPEPFALEEKDAAARMGRAILQGKARCALPWQPALVMRLMQVIPGALFDRLARHMR, encoded by the coding sequence ATGATGAAGCAGGAGTATCGAACCGCGCTCATCGCGGGAGCCCCGAGCCAGCTCGCACGCGAACTGGCGCTCTGGCTCGGCGAGAAGGGAGTGCGCGTCTACGTCGCGGCGCGCGACCCGGAGGAGCTGGAGCCCTACCTCGCGCGGGCCCGGGACTCCGGCGCCCAGCTCATCCCCGTGGAGCTGGACACCACCCGCGTGGAGTCCGCACGGGAGCGCATCCTCGCCCTCGACGAGGAGTGTGGCGGGCTGGATCTGGTGGTCGCCGCGGGCATGTACGAGGAGACGAGCGCCCGGAACTTCCCCTGGGAGAGCGCGCACCACCTCCTCCAGATCAATGTCACGGGCACGGTGGCGCTCCTGTCGGCGGTGCTGCCACGCATGTTGAAGCGTGGCCGTGGGCACCTGGTGGGCATCTCCAGCCTCGCCGCGTACCGGGGCCTGGCCAGGCGCTCGGCCTACTCGGGCTCCAAGGCGTTCATCTCCAATTTCATGGAGAGCCTTCGCGCGGAGCTGTGGAACACCCCGCTGCGCATCACCTGCGTCTACCCCGGCCACCTGCGCAACCACCACGCGGTGCGAGCCCATCCCGAGCCCTTCGCCCTGGAGGAGAAGGACGCGGCGGCACGCATGGGACGCGCCATCCTCCAGGGCAAGGCCCGGTGCGCCCTGCCCTGGCAGCCCGCCCTCGTCATGCGCTTGATGCAAGTGATTCCCGGAGCCCTCTTCGACAGGCTCGCCCGCCACATGCGTTGA
- a CDS encoding ELWxxDGT repeat protein translates to MNDPSIRGITELVELRGATFFGRSPDTGGPSLWKSNGTAKGTVLVKQFPAVAGASIGELTVAGGRLFFVADDGEHGAEPWISDGTSQGTRMLADLTPGPGSSSLQELVAVRNTLFFLRTYPGTPIHEELWKSDGSATGTVRVKDLGTVASGGIAIGLTASGDTLFFSGLDPEHGREPWKSDGTEAGTTLIKDINPGPANSFPNFPVSIAEGVNYFAATDPVYGRELWRSDSTESGTVLVEDIAPGPDSSRPRPFSVFKGQLYFTSSESPDGALRLRKIQPGQAHSEHITDIPNPFGPGAPAPQEPLVTNAAEADGQLFMTVYFPGLTSPTPRDAQLWCTNGTSRGTRLLHKPLFISDRYRPPNLIPMGDRVLFTGSSPEAGDEPWVTDGTVRGTRVLQDLLPGSNSSAPLVLTRSAGEVFFVAQGADRGEQLWKLPRHKHHQARRGTR, encoded by the coding sequence ATGAACGACCCCAGCATCCGCGGCATCACGGAGTTGGTGGAGTTGCGCGGGGCGACCTTCTTCGGCCGGAGCCCCGATACCGGGGGTCCATCCCTCTGGAAGAGCAATGGCACCGCCAAGGGCACCGTGCTGGTCAAGCAGTTCCCCGCGGTGGCCGGCGCCAGCATCGGCGAGTTGACCGTCGCGGGCGGGCGTCTCTTCTTCGTGGCGGATGACGGAGAGCACGGCGCCGAGCCCTGGATCAGCGATGGCACCTCCCAGGGCACTCGCATGCTCGCGGATCTCACCCCGGGACCCGGCTCCTCGTCCCTGCAAGAACTGGTCGCCGTGCGCAACACCCTGTTCTTCTTGCGGACGTATCCAGGGACCCCGATCCATGAGGAGTTGTGGAAGAGCGATGGCAGCGCGACCGGGACCGTGCGCGTCAAGGATCTCGGTACGGTGGCGAGCGGGGGGATCGCCATCGGGCTGACCGCCTCCGGCGACACCCTCTTCTTCAGCGGGTTGGATCCGGAACACGGCCGCGAGCCCTGGAAGAGCGATGGAACCGAGGCGGGGACCACGCTCATCAAGGACATCAACCCGGGTCCCGCCAACTCCTTCCCCAACTTCCCCGTCTCCATCGCGGAAGGAGTGAACTACTTCGCCGCCACCGATCCCGTCTACGGACGTGAGCTGTGGAGGTCCGACTCCACGGAGAGCGGCACGGTGCTCGTGGAGGACATCGCTCCCGGTCCCGATAGTTCCCGGCCGCGACCCTTCAGCGTCTTCAAGGGGCAGCTCTACTTCACCTCGAGCGAATCGCCCGATGGGGCCTTGAGGTTGCGCAAGATCCAGCCAGGCCAGGCCCATTCGGAGCACATCACCGACATCCCCAACCCCTTCGGCCCCGGAGCGCCCGCGCCGCAGGAGCCCCTCGTCACCAACGCCGCGGAGGCGGACGGCCAGCTCTTCATGACCGTCTACTTCCCAGGCCTCACGAGCCCCACCCCTCGGGACGCCCAGCTCTGGTGCACCAACGGCACCTCGAGAGGGACACGGCTGCTCCACAAGCCGCTGTTCATCTCGGACCGCTACCGGCCGCCCAATCTCATCCCCATGGGTGACCGCGTCCTCTTCACCGGCTCCAGTCCGGAGGCGGGCGATGAACCGTGGGTGACCGATGGCACCGTGCGAGGCACGCGTGTGCTGCAGGACCTGCTGCCCGGGTCCAACAGCTCGGCGCCCCTGGTCCTGACGCGCTCGGCCGGGGAAGTCTTCTTCGTGGCCCAGGGCGCCGACCGCGGCGAACAGCTCTGGAAGCTCCCGCGCCACAAGCATCACCAGGCCCGCCGGGGCACGCGCTGA
- the zwf gene encoding glucose-6-phosphate dehydrogenase: MHSAMEAWNETAAGGEQVRDIPEPCTVILFGASGDLAGRKLIPSLFRLFQEGHLPVEFTVVGVSLSPMGHEEFRAGMRLAAARALGADRVDEAAWNLFARGLYYMTLDVSSAQDYARLGELLGQVEVERRTRSNRLFYLAVSPTLFGEVVERLGASGLSRPHASGWSRIVVEKPFGTDLSSARRLNTRMHRYFDEERIYRMDHYLGKEMVQNLLVLRFANGIFEPLWSRQYIDHVQVTCAEPLGVEGRGGYYEHAGVVRDMIQNHVFQVLSLIAMEPPASLEPEAVRDAKVQVLETARPFTPERIRAECVRGQYGPGLITGTPVCGYRQEPGVSPTSGVETYAMLTMRFDSPRWAGVPFYVRSGKRLKERATEVVVQFKEGQGNLFGTEQREGMSANQLLIRIQPNESVTLRVAMKAPGREVRVRDMDMSYVYASPQEGPPPEAYERLLLDSMLGVSTLYTREDMVERAWELVMPVLDAWSTEGAEPNYAAGSWGPEAARRLLESHGRTWNER, translated from the coding sequence ATGCACTCAGCGATGGAAGCATGGAACGAAACCGCGGCGGGCGGCGAGCAAGTCAGGGACATCCCCGAGCCGTGCACGGTGATCCTCTTCGGCGCGTCCGGAGATCTGGCGGGACGCAAGCTCATCCCCTCGCTCTTCCGGCTCTTCCAGGAGGGACACCTGCCCGTGGAGTTCACCGTCGTCGGCGTCTCGCTGTCCCCGATGGGACACGAGGAGTTCCGCGCGGGGATGCGGCTCGCGGCCGCGCGGGCGCTCGGAGCCGACCGGGTGGACGAGGCGGCGTGGAACCTGTTCGCCCGGGGGTTGTATTACATGACGTTGGATGTCTCCTCCGCCCAGGACTATGCGCGGCTGGGCGAGTTGCTCGGCCAGGTGGAAGTAGAGCGGCGGACGCGGAGCAACCGCCTCTTCTATCTCGCGGTGTCACCCACCCTCTTCGGTGAGGTGGTGGAGCGGCTGGGAGCCTCGGGCCTGTCCAGGCCCCACGCGAGCGGCTGGTCCCGCATCGTCGTCGAGAAGCCCTTCGGCACGGATCTCTCCAGTGCGCGGCGGCTCAACACCCGGATGCACCGGTACTTCGACGAGGAGCGCATCTACCGGATGGATCACTACCTCGGGAAGGAGATGGTGCAGAACCTGCTGGTGCTCCGGTTCGCCAACGGCATCTTCGAGCCCCTCTGGAGCCGTCAATACATCGACCACGTCCAGGTGACGTGCGCCGAGCCGTTGGGCGTCGAGGGACGGGGCGGGTACTACGAGCACGCGGGTGTGGTGCGGGACATGATCCAGAACCATGTCTTCCAGGTGCTCTCCCTCATCGCCATGGAGCCGCCCGCGAGCCTCGAGCCCGAAGCGGTGCGCGACGCGAAGGTCCAGGTGTTGGAGACGGCGCGGCCCTTCACCCCCGAGCGCATCCGCGCCGAGTGCGTGCGCGGGCAATACGGACCGGGCCTCATCACCGGCACTCCCGTCTGTGGATACCGTCAGGAACCCGGTGTCTCGCCTACGTCCGGCGTGGAGACCTACGCGATGCTCACCATGCGCTTCGACAGCCCGCGCTGGGCCGGCGTGCCCTTCTACGTGCGCTCCGGCAAGCGGCTGAAGGAGCGCGCCACCGAGGTGGTGGTGCAGTTCAAGGAAGGCCAGGGAAACCTCTTCGGCACGGAGCAGCGCGAGGGGATGTCCGCCAATCAGTTGCTCATCCGGATCCAACCGAACGAGAGCGTCACCCTGCGCGTGGCGATGAAAGCTCCCGGGCGCGAGGTGCGCGTGCGCGACATGGACATGAGCTACGTCTACGCCTCCCCCCAGGAGGGACCACCGCCCGAGGCCTATGAGCGGCTGCTGTTGGACAGCATGCTGGGGGTCTCCACGCTCTACACGCGGGAGGACATGGTCGAGCGGGCCTGGGAGCTGGTCATGCCCGTGCTGGACGCCTGGTCCACGGAGGGCGCCGAACCGAACTACGCCGCGGGGAGCTGGGGCCCGGAGGCGGCCAGGCGTCTGCTCGAGAGCCATGGGCGCACCTGGAACGAGCGGTGA
- a CDS encoding sugar phosphate isomerase/epimerase family protein codes for MEHDGKGGLGLLVHQVRGGELDREGFLRAAKEAGVTEERAAILADESLAACESQLFPNSSGKRSNERGAMPGGTGMAETTSPGPRIHGALMMPFANVRHLSYAEQLEATRLAGFGQLSMHPHQARAELERRTAEEMLEMAADAGVEITRLDPLSNWNPLWLPTNMDVQYVRDFDIPASQFFEICEALRIRYASLNATFAAGVYTHDEVVEHFAAAARRGAESGVILDMENIPMWGVRTVRDAWSIVADSGDANAGIVFDTLHYVRGGSTPEMLREVPGERIHVVQLNDGPLSLPPGVTLETNCFARDWPGEGEFPLVELLRILAEKDALRQVNPEVFSSTNDGRSPAEIARLSRESLLRTLADAGIA; via the coding sequence ATGGAGCATGACGGCAAGGGCGGCCTCGGGCTGCTCGTTCATCAGGTGCGCGGCGGCGAGCTGGACCGGGAGGGCTTTCTCCGCGCCGCCAAGGAGGCAGGCGTCACGGAGGAGCGGGCGGCCATCCTGGCCGACGAATCCCTGGCTGCCTGTGAGAGCCAGCTGTTCCCAAACTCCAGCGGCAAGCGATCAAACGAGCGGGGAGCGATGCCGGGAGGAACAGGAATGGCTGAGACGACTTCGCCGGGTCCCCGGATCCATGGTGCCCTGATGATGCCTTTCGCCAACGTGCGACACCTGTCGTACGCCGAGCAGCTGGAGGCCACTCGTCTTGCCGGCTTCGGCCAGCTGTCGATGCACCCCCACCAGGCGCGAGCCGAACTCGAGCGCCGGACGGCGGAGGAGATGCTCGAGATGGCCGCCGACGCCGGCGTCGAGATCACCCGGCTCGACCCGCTCAGCAACTGGAACCCGCTGTGGCTGCCCACGAACATGGATGTGCAGTACGTGCGGGACTTCGACATCCCGGCCTCGCAGTTCTTCGAGATCTGCGAGGCACTGCGGATCCGTTATGCGAGCCTGAACGCCACCTTCGCCGCGGGCGTGTATACCCACGACGAGGTGGTCGAGCACTTCGCCGCCGCGGCCCGACGTGGTGCGGAGAGCGGTGTCATCCTCGATATGGAGAATATACCCATGTGGGGTGTGCGAACGGTCCGTGACGCCTGGTCGATCGTCGCCGACTCCGGGGATGCCAACGCGGGCATCGTCTTCGACACGCTTCACTATGTCCGCGGCGGCTCGACGCCCGAGATGCTTCGCGAGGTTCCCGGTGAGCGCATCCACGTCGTCCAGCTCAACGACGGCCCACTGTCATTGCCGCCCGGCGTGACGTTGGAGACCAACTGCTTCGCGCGCGACTGGCCGGGCGAGGGCGAGTTCCCGCTGGTCGAGCTCTTGCGGATCCTCGCCGAGAAGGACGCGCTGAGGCAGGTCAACCCGGAGGTCTTCTCTTCGACGAACGACGGTCGGTCGCCCGCGGAGATCGCGCGGCTCTCCCGTGAATCGCTCCTGCGGACACTCGCCGATGCCGGTATCGCCTGA
- a CDS encoding type II toxin-antitoxin system HicA family toxin yields the protein MSYRPKIRELMKALARLGCRATPLRGGSHQKWTTPRGAALTVVISHPGAEVSRTVLSSIRRILRRERLHLDLDAS from the coding sequence ATGTCCTATCGTCCGAAAATCCGTGAGTTGATGAAGGCGCTCGCACGCCTGGGGTGCCGCGCCACCCCCCTGCGCGGGGGCTCCCACCAGAAGTGGACCACGCCCCGGGGGGCTGCGCTGACGGTGGTCATCTCCCACCCTGGCGCCGAAGTCTCCCGTACCGTCCTGAGTTCCATCCGGCGTATCCTTCGCCGAGAGCGCCTTCACCTCGACCTGGATGCCTCGTGA
- a CDS encoding transcriptional regulator — MKRKFRQGLLPRSSEILGALARLCDWQPTRSAQDRTWRKFCQGEHIKGSTRRAIVEEMVESFVRKIDASLHAEGDTRTLAQESEALLGLLLNLAVWWDNLCRRLQHALPAEPTAFTTTVALRLVVVELAMRISGMLRLNHTTMCYPPDLVDRQQVEAHRLLLSHALREALKSAGITRMALAEALDVTKEAVDQWLKDAAIIPEHRVDDIARVIAQKKGMDLSEVSDDLRKARQLSLVVKPLADVVGKDELGRLFMSLLKLITVAQGSLLERTESLAEEVREDLLYQLFTAGGESPLGPTLRGAMLEKIPDESWKHVIATPMGKWVELLRDVAAVETVSARIEHFFKGQGFSEFAVAKELLHQWVLLPRDSPSHPWAPLFALPPEESAQAYVACLQHAFHTLAGKELTPEALVTVGVLAQVFTFVGKTVKEGLKAEVEAYQWQCQGLFIQGCLIQGCRPLKEGAKPETNLWFGRVLEALRSLPPVPQEVPSVPQDVLMFLGRMKRMQEDVDSRRTSTLGP, encoded by the coding sequence ATGAAGCGCAAATTCCGGCAGGGGCTCCTTCCCAGGAGCAGCGAGATTCTCGGCGCGCTGGCGCGCCTCTGTGACTGGCAACCCACGCGCAGCGCCCAGGACCGCACCTGGCGCAAGTTCTGTCAGGGCGAGCACATCAAGGGCAGCACCCGCCGCGCCATCGTGGAGGAGATGGTGGAGAGCTTCGTCCGCAAGATAGACGCGAGCCTCCACGCAGAGGGTGACACCCGCACGCTGGCGCAGGAGTCCGAGGCCCTCCTCGGCCTCCTGCTGAATCTCGCGGTCTGGTGGGACAATCTCTGCCGGCGGCTCCAACACGCGCTGCCGGCCGAGCCCACCGCGTTCACGACCACGGTCGCGCTGCGGCTGGTTGTCGTGGAGCTGGCCATGCGCATCTCCGGAATGCTCCGGCTGAACCACACCACGATGTGCTATCCCCCTGACCTGGTCGATCGCCAGCAGGTGGAAGCTCACCGCCTGCTCCTGTCGCACGCGCTGCGTGAGGCGCTCAAGTCGGCGGGCATCACCCGCATGGCGCTCGCCGAAGCGTTGGACGTGACCAAGGAGGCGGTGGACCAGTGGCTGAAGGACGCGGCAATCATCCCAGAGCACCGGGTGGATGACATCGCCCGGGTGATCGCCCAGAAGAAGGGCATGGACCTCTCCGAGGTGAGTGACGACCTGCGCAAGGCGCGGCAGTTGTCCCTCGTGGTGAAACCGCTGGCGGACGTGGTCGGCAAGGACGAGCTGGGGCGACTCTTCATGTCCCTGCTGAAGCTGATAACGGTGGCGCAGGGGTCCTTGCTGGAGCGGACGGAGAGCCTCGCTGAGGAGGTGCGCGAGGACCTGCTGTACCAGTTGTTCACCGCCGGAGGGGAGTCCCCGCTGGGGCCGACGCTGCGCGGAGCCATGCTGGAGAAGATCCCTGACGAGAGCTGGAAGCACGTCATCGCCACGCCCATGGGGAAGTGGGTGGAGCTTCTGAGAGATGTTGCCGCGGTGGAGACCGTCTCGGCCCGAATCGAGCACTTCTTCAAGGGGCAGGGTTTCTCCGAATTTGCCGTGGCGAAGGAACTGCTCCATCAGTGGGTTCTCCTCCCCCGGGATAGCCCCTCGCACCCCTGGGCGCCGCTGTTCGCTTTACCTCCCGAGGAGAGCGCCCAGGCCTATGTCGCGTGTCTCCAGCACGCCTTCCACACCCTGGCCGGGAAGGAGTTGACGCCGGAGGCCCTTGTAACCGTGGGCGTGCTCGCCCAGGTCTTCACCTTCGTGGGGAAGACCGTGAAGGAGGGGCTCAAGGCCGAAGTCGAAGCCTACCAGTGGCAATGCCAGGGCCTCTTCATCCAGGGGTGCCTGATTCAGGGGTGCAGGCCTCTCAAGGAGGGGGCAAAGCCCGAAACCAATCTCTGGTTCGGTCGCGTGCTCGAGGCCCTCAGGTCGCTCCCACCCGTCCCCCAGGAAGTCCCATCCGTCCCTCAAGACGTGCTGATGTTTCTTGGGAGGATGAAGCGCATGCAGGAGGACGTGGACTCGCGGAGGACATCGACCCTGGGGCCCTAG